A stretch of DNA from Methanoplanus endosymbiosus:
ATCAGCGACAAAGTCATGGAATCTTGCACTGCCTGCCCACTCAGGGTACCACTTCACCTTAGCAATTTCTTCGAGCATCTGCTCTTTGATCTTCGGGATTGCAATGAACCACTGCTCAGTGGCAAGAGAGATGATAGGTGTCTTACAGCGCCAGCAGTGCCCGTATCTGTGCACAATCTTCATCTCACGCAGGAGATGATCACCGAGTGCTTCCAGAACCTTTGCATCAGCGTCCTTCACAAAGAGTCCTTCAAACTCTCCTGCCTCAGCTGTAAAGATACCCCTTCCGTCAACAGGGCAGACAATCTCCAGATTGTCCCTGAGGCCGACAAGGTAGTCGTCCCACCCATGTCCCGGTGCGGTATGAACCATTCCGGTATTCTCAAGGGTGACGTGATCTGCCATAACAACCCTGTGTGCGATCTCCTTTTGCCGGGGGACAAAATCAGCAAGCGGGGATTCGTACTCTGTTCCGGCAAGCTCTGCACCGGTCTTCTTCTCCACCACTGAAAAGTCCTTATACCTGCCTTTCTTCAGGACTTCCCCGGCGAGATCCTCTGCAATCCAGAGATATTCTGAGGAATCCTCCTTCTCTGCAAGGACTTTCACATAGACAAACTCCTCTTTGACAGCAACCGCAACATTTGCCGGCAGTGTCCACGGAGTTGTCGTCCAGATGACAAGGTACTCCTTCTCTGCACCTTTCACCGGGAATTTGACATAGATTGACGGGTCCTGCTCATCCCAGTACTCAACCTCAGAGTCCGCAATAGCAGTCTCACAGCGCGGGCACCAGTTTACCACACGGGAACCGGTCTCAAGGAGCTTCTTCTCATCCGCTTTCTTGAGCGCCCACCATGCTGCCTCCACATAGTCAGGAGTTATTGTCTGATACGGATTGTCAAAGTCCATCCAGATGCCGAGCGCTTTGAACTGCTCAGACATAATATCCTTATGAGTGACTGCAAAGTCCCTGCACTTCTCAATAAATTCGGATATGCCAAACTTCTCAATATCCTTCTTGGACTTAAAACCGAGTTCATTCTCAACGCGGACCTCAATAGGCAGCCCGTGCATATCATAGCCAGCACGATCTGTCACATTTAATCCGCACATCCTCTTGTAGCGCAGAATGGTATCTTTGAGAATCTTATTCCACGCAGTACCAAGATGGATATGTCCGGTAGTGTAAGGAGGGCCGTCAACGAAAAAATAATCGTCTCCTCCCTCTCTGAGTTCCTTAACTTTACCGTAGGTGTCGTTTTCGGTCCAGAATTTTAAGACCTCGCCTTCCACCTCTTTTGCATTAAAGCTGCTTGTCACCTCTTTCAACTGCAATCCCTCGAATAGTCCTGTAATGTTTGTAATTCTTTTAACATAGCACTTTGGAGAGCGGCAGATATTTTTCCGGAAGAAAAGGTGAAAATAACCGTGAGTGAAGTTCACCGCCGGAGACCTGATAACCTGTGAGGGAATGCAGAAAAAATGAGAAGATATACAAATATTCAGGCAGAATAGAGGTACATAAGCAGATATTACCACATAAACCCGGTGATGGCAATAAGCAGGAGACGGGAAAAGAGACATACAGGCAGATATTGTCACCGGAGTGCATCTCCTTCCGGACAGAAAACAGTAATTCACAGATGCAATACATATGGAAAAAATATCAGCAGCAGTAAAAAAATATGAAGATATCAATCGTTAATTCAGCAAAAGACCCCGCAGGATGTCATATCAGGAAAGAACTACTGAAGAAGACGGGGCACTCCGGAGAGGGGATATTAAGGTACTTCTCACATGAGATCGTATTTCTGGAGACAGAAGAGCGCCTCATATATGAGGACAATCTCGATGAGAGAACAGACTGTGACCTGATAATCTTCATCTCAAGGCATACAAGCGTAAACCCTGCCCCGGCCCTCACAGTGCATGTAACAGGGAATTTTAAGACGGCAGACTACGGCGGGGAACCGGAGTCACTTGCCATGGCAGCACCGGAGTGGATGCACAGGACCCTGAATATGCTTCATAAATACGCACCCGAAGGCTACAGTGTATCCTATGAAGTAACCCACCACGGGCCGACTGATCTGAAAACACCGTCATATTTTGTTGAGATAGGCAGCACTGAGAAGGAATGGGCGGACAGAGATGCCGCATCCGCCGTTGCCGACACACTCCTGGAAGTGTTAAAGGAAGATTCTCCGGATGTCATCCGGATGATCGGGTTTGGCGGAAACCACTACGCTGCAAGGGAGACTGAGATAGCCCTCAGCTCAAACGCGGGATTCGGGCATATATGCCACTCACGTGAAGTGCCGGGCGCAGGAGTGGAAACAGTCATCAGAATGATTGAAAATTCCGGCGCACAGGCGGCATACATTGACAAAAAAAGTGCCCCAAAGAGCGATCTGAGAAGAATTGAGAGGATACTTGCAGACCTTAACA
This window harbors:
- a CDS encoding D-aminoacyl-tRNA deacylase, encoding MKISIVNSAKDPAGCHIRKELLKKTGHSGEGILRYFSHEIVFLETEERLIYEDNLDERTDCDLIIFISRHTSVNPAPALTVHVTGNFKTADYGGEPESLAMAAPEWMHRTLNMLHKYAPEGYSVSYEVTHHGPTDLKTPSYFVEIGSTEKEWADRDAASAVADTLLEVLKEDSPDVIRMIGFGGNHYAARETEIALSSNAGFGHICHSREVPGAGVETVIRMIENSGAQAAYIDKKSAPKSDLRRIERILADLNMPLLSEGEIKSAGKLDWETFLEIREMAKEVRGAGKVRIMALSGKGDIIRAGINADLFEEAMKADKSAVVKTLQKLPVACIMSLSGNVLPEFILYKENRLKLINDLITLCVKILHKEKYTAIDNDRIIIRRVRFDPDAAKRAGVTPGPLYGRLASGNEIIIEGRKITPDMVSAVDEKIIHLEGLERYL